One region of Manis pentadactyla isolate mManPen7 chromosome 9, mManPen7.hap1, whole genome shotgun sequence genomic DNA includes:
- the RNASEH2C gene encoding ribonuclease H2 subunit C isoform X2, with amino-acid sequence MESSDEEAFEKYRVHLRPATLRDLNPATLHLLPCEVPVNGPAPVGRFFTPAIRQGPDGLQVSFRGRSLRGEKVVVPPGLVGYVMVTEGKGAEVVVGKPDPPQGSENDDQLEERELEEPSEALRALERDFDRFIEATASFSCFTLWGLETIPGPDAKVRGALSWPSLAAAIHAQVPED; translated from the exons ATGGAGAGCAGCGACGAGGAAGCCTTCGAGAAGTACCGCGTCCACCTGCGCCCCGCCACACTGCGCGACCTCAACCCCGCCACGCTGCATCTTCTGCCCTGCGAAGTCCCGGTTAACGGGCCGGCCCCCGTGGGGCGCTTCTTCACCCCGGCCATCCGCCAGGGTCCCGATG GCCTCCAAGTGTCGTTTAGGGGCCGCAGTCTGCGGGGCGAGAAGGTGGTGGTGCCGCCCGGCCTCGTGGGATATGTGATGGTGACGGAAGGGAAGGGAgcagaggtggtggtggggaagcCGGACCCACCGCAAGGTTCGGAGAACGACGACCAGCTGGAGGAGCGGGAGCTGGAGGAACCCTCGGAAGCGCTGAGGGCCCTGGAGCGGGACTTC GACCGCTTTATTGAAGCCACTGCCAGTTTCAGCTGCTTTACCCTGTGGGGCCTGGAGACCATCCCTGGTCCGGATGCCAAAGTCCGCGGGGCCCTAAGCTGGCCCAGCCTGGCCGCAGCG ATTCACGCACAGGTACCTGAGGACTAA
- the RNASEH2C gene encoding ribonuclease H2 subunit C isoform X1 has translation MESSDEEAFEKYRVHLRPATLRDLNPATLHLLPCEVPVNGPAPVGRFFTPAIRQGPDGLQVSFRGRSLRGEKVVVPPGLVGYVMVTEGKGAEVVVGKPDPPQGSENDDQLEERELEEPSEALRALERDFDRFIEATASFSCFTLWGLETIPGPDAKVRGALSWPSLAAAVTPVADSRTGT, from the exons ATGGAGAGCAGCGACGAGGAAGCCTTCGAGAAGTACCGCGTCCACCTGCGCCCCGCCACACTGCGCGACCTCAACCCCGCCACGCTGCATCTTCTGCCCTGCGAAGTCCCGGTTAACGGGCCGGCCCCCGTGGGGCGCTTCTTCACCCCGGCCATCCGCCAGGGTCCCGATG GCCTCCAAGTGTCGTTTAGGGGCCGCAGTCTGCGGGGCGAGAAGGTGGTGGTGCCGCCCGGCCTCGTGGGATATGTGATGGTGACGGAAGGGAAGGGAgcagaggtggtggtggggaagcCGGACCCACCGCAAGGTTCGGAGAACGACGACCAGCTGGAGGAGCGGGAGCTGGAGGAACCCTCGGAAGCGCTGAGGGCCCTGGAGCGGGACTTC GACCGCTTTATTGAAGCCACTGCCAGTTTCAGCTGCTTTACCCTGTGGGGCCTGGAGACCATCCCTGGTCCGGATGCCAAAGTCCGCGGGGCCCTAAGCTGGCCCAGCCTGGCCGCAGCG GTGACTCCTGTTGCAGATTCACGCACAGGTACCTGA
- the KAT5 gene encoding histone acetyltransferase KAT5 isoform X2: protein MAEVGEIIEGCRLPVLRRNQDNEDEWPLAEILSVKDISGRKLFYVHYIDFNKRLDEWVTHERLDLKKIQFPKKEAKTPTKNGLPGSRPGSPEREVTLDLSLQPASAQASGKTLPIPVQITLRFNLPKEREAIPGGEPDQPLSSSSCLQPNHRSTKRKVEVVSPATPVPSETAPASVFPQNGSARRAVAAQPGRKRKSNCLGTDEDSQDSSDGIPSAPRMTGSLVSDRSHDDIVTRMKNIECIELGRHRLKPWYFSPYPQELTTLPVLYLCEFCLKYGRSLKCLQRHLTKCDLRHPPGNEIYRKGTISFFEIDGRKNKSYSQNLCLLAKCFLDHKTLYYDTDPFLFYVMTEYDCKGFHIVGYFSKEKESTEDYNVACILTLPPYQRRGYGKLLIEFSYELSKVEGKTGTPEKPLSDLGLLSYRSYWSQTILEILMGLKSESGERPQITINEISEITSIKKEDVISTLQYLNLINYYKGQYILTLSEDIVDGHERAMLKRLLRIDSKCLHFTPKDWSKRGKW, encoded by the exons ATGGCGGAGGTG GGGGAGATAATCGAGGGCTGCCGCCTGCCAGTGCTGCGGCGGAACCAGGACAACGAAGATGAGTGGC CCCTGGCCGAGATCCTGAGCGTGAAGGACATCAGTGGTCGGAAGCTTTTCTACGTCCATTATATTGACT TTAACAAACGCCTGGACGAATGGGTGACTCATGAGCGGCTGGACCTAAAGAAGATCCAGTTTCCCAAGAAAGAGGCCAAGACCCCCACCAAGAACGGACTTCCTGGGTCACGCCCTGGCTCTCCGGAGAGAGAGGTG ACCCTGGACCTATCTCTACAGCCGGCCTCCGCCCAGGCCAGCGGGAAGACCTTGCCAATCCCGGTTCAGATCACACTCCGCTTCAACCTGCCCAAGGAGCGGGAGGCCATTCCCGGTGGCGAGCCTGACCAGCCGctctcctccagctcctgcctGCAGCCCAACCACCGCTCAACG AAACGGAAGGTGGAGGTGGTTTCTCCAGCAACTCCAGTGCCCAGCGAGACAGCCCCAGCCTCAGTTTTTCCCCAG AATGGATCAGCCCGCAGAGCAGTGGCAGCTCAaccaggaaggaagagaaaatcaaATTGCTTGGGCACTGATGAG GACTCCCAGGACAGCTCAGATGGAATACCTTCAGCCCCACGCATGACTGGGAGCCTGGTGTCTGACCGGAGCCATGATGACATTGTTACCCGGATGAAGAACATCGAGTGCATCGAGCTGGGCCGGCACCGCCTCAAGCCGTGGTACTTCTCCCCATACCCACAGGAGCTCACCACATTGCCTGTCCTCTACCTCTGCGAGTTCTGCCTCAAATATGGCCGTAGCCTTAAGTGTCTGCAGCGCCACTTG ACCAAGTGTGACCTACGACATCCTCCAGGCAATGAGATTTACCGCAAGGGCACCATCTCCTTCTTTGAAATTGATGGTCGTAAGAATAAG AGCTACTCCCAGAACCTGTGTCTCCTGGCCAAGTGTTTCCTCGATCACAAGACATTATACTATGACACAGATCCCTTCCTATTCTACGTCATGACAGAGTATGACTGCAAGGGCTTCCACATTGTGGGCTACTTCTCCAAG GAAAAGGAATCAACAGAAGACTACAACGTGGCCTGTATCCTGACCCTGCCTCCCTACCAGCGCCGGGGCTATGGGAAGCTACTGATAGAATTCA GCTATGAACTCTCCAAAGTGGAAGGGAAAACGGGGACCCCTGAGAAGCCCCTCTCGGATCTTGGCCTTCTATCCTACCGAAGCTACTGGTCCCAGACCATCCTGGAGATCCTGATGGGGCTGAAGTCGGAGAGTGGAGAGAGGCCGCAGATCACCATCAA TGAGATCAGTGAAATAACCAGCATCAAGAAGGAGGATGTCATCTCCACTCTGCAGTACCTCAACCTCATTAACTACTACAAG GGCCAGTATATCCTCACTTTATCAGAGGACATCGTGGATGGGCATGAACGAGCTATGCTCAAGCGACTCCTTCGGATCGACTCCAAATGTCTGCACTTCACTCCCAAGGACTGGAGCAAGAGGGGAAAGTGGTGA
- the KAT5 gene encoding histone acetyltransferase KAT5 isoform X3 produces MAEVGEIIEGCRLPVLRRNQDNEDEWPLAEILSVKDISGRKLFYVHYIDFNKRLDEWVTHERLDLKKIQFPKKEAKTPTKNGLPGSRPGSPEREVPASAQASGKTLPIPVQITLRFNLPKEREAIPGGEPDQPLSSSSCLQPNHRSTKRKVEVVSPATPVPSETAPASVFPQNGSARRAVAAQPGRKRKSNCLGTDEDSQDSSDGIPSAPRMTGSLVSDRSHDDIVTRMKNIECIELGRHRLKPWYFSPYPQELTTLPVLYLCEFCLKYGRSLKCLQRHLTKCDLRHPPGNEIYRKGTISFFEIDGRKNKSYSQNLCLLAKCFLDHKTLYYDTDPFLFYVMTEYDCKGFHIVGYFSKEKESTEDYNVACILTLPPYQRRGYGKLLIEFSYELSKVEGKTGTPEKPLSDLGLLSYRSYWSQTILEILMGLKSESGERPQITINEISEITSIKKEDVISTLQYLNLINYYKGQYILTLSEDIVDGHERAMLKRLLRIDSKCLHFTPKDWSKRGKW; encoded by the exons ATGGCGGAGGTG GGGGAGATAATCGAGGGCTGCCGCCTGCCAGTGCTGCGGCGGAACCAGGACAACGAAGATGAGTGGC CCCTGGCCGAGATCCTGAGCGTGAAGGACATCAGTGGTCGGAAGCTTTTCTACGTCCATTATATTGACT TTAACAAACGCCTGGACGAATGGGTGACTCATGAGCGGCTGGACCTAAAGAAGATCCAGTTTCCCAAGAAAGAGGCCAAGACCCCCACCAAGAACGGACTTCCTGGGTCACGCCCTGGCTCTCCGGAGAGAGAGGTG CCGGCCTCCGCCCAGGCCAGCGGGAAGACCTTGCCAATCCCGGTTCAGATCACACTCCGCTTCAACCTGCCCAAGGAGCGGGAGGCCATTCCCGGTGGCGAGCCTGACCAGCCGctctcctccagctcctgcctGCAGCCCAACCACCGCTCAACG AAACGGAAGGTGGAGGTGGTTTCTCCAGCAACTCCAGTGCCCAGCGAGACAGCCCCAGCCTCAGTTTTTCCCCAG AATGGATCAGCCCGCAGAGCAGTGGCAGCTCAaccaggaaggaagagaaaatcaaATTGCTTGGGCACTGATGAG GACTCCCAGGACAGCTCAGATGGAATACCTTCAGCCCCACGCATGACTGGGAGCCTGGTGTCTGACCGGAGCCATGATGACATTGTTACCCGGATGAAGAACATCGAGTGCATCGAGCTGGGCCGGCACCGCCTCAAGCCGTGGTACTTCTCCCCATACCCACAGGAGCTCACCACATTGCCTGTCCTCTACCTCTGCGAGTTCTGCCTCAAATATGGCCGTAGCCTTAAGTGTCTGCAGCGCCACTTG ACCAAGTGTGACCTACGACATCCTCCAGGCAATGAGATTTACCGCAAGGGCACCATCTCCTTCTTTGAAATTGATGGTCGTAAGAATAAG AGCTACTCCCAGAACCTGTGTCTCCTGGCCAAGTGTTTCCTCGATCACAAGACATTATACTATGACACAGATCCCTTCCTATTCTACGTCATGACAGAGTATGACTGCAAGGGCTTCCACATTGTGGGCTACTTCTCCAAG GAAAAGGAATCAACAGAAGACTACAACGTGGCCTGTATCCTGACCCTGCCTCCCTACCAGCGCCGGGGCTATGGGAAGCTACTGATAGAATTCA GCTATGAACTCTCCAAAGTGGAAGGGAAAACGGGGACCCCTGAGAAGCCCCTCTCGGATCTTGGCCTTCTATCCTACCGAAGCTACTGGTCCCAGACCATCCTGGAGATCCTGATGGGGCTGAAGTCGGAGAGTGGAGAGAGGCCGCAGATCACCATCAA TGAGATCAGTGAAATAACCAGCATCAAGAAGGAGGATGTCATCTCCACTCTGCAGTACCTCAACCTCATTAACTACTACAAG GGCCAGTATATCCTCACTTTATCAGAGGACATCGTGGATGGGCATGAACGAGCTATGCTCAAGCGACTCCTTCGGATCGACTCCAAATGTCTGCACTTCACTCCCAAGGACTGGAGCAAGAGGGGAAAGTGGTGA
- the KAT5 gene encoding histone acetyltransferase KAT5 isoform X5 → MAEVGEIIEGCRLPVLRRNQDNEDEWPLAEILSVKDISGRKLFYVHYIDFNKRLDEWVTHERLDLKKIQFPKKEAKTPTKNGLPGSRPGSPEREVKRKVEVVSPATPVPSETAPASVFPQNGSARRAVAAQPGRKRKSNCLGTDEDSQDSSDGIPSAPRMTGSLVSDRSHDDIVTRMKNIECIELGRHRLKPWYFSPYPQELTTLPVLYLCEFCLKYGRSLKCLQRHLTKCDLRHPPGNEIYRKGTISFFEIDGRKNKSYSQNLCLLAKCFLDHKTLYYDTDPFLFYVMTEYDCKGFHIVGYFSKEKESTEDYNVACILTLPPYQRRGYGKLLIEFSYELSKVEGKTGTPEKPLSDLGLLSYRSYWSQTILEILMGLKSESGERPQITINEISEITSIKKEDVISTLQYLNLINYYKGQYILTLSEDIVDGHERAMLKRLLRIDSKCLHFTPKDWSKRGKW, encoded by the exons ATGGCGGAGGTG GGGGAGATAATCGAGGGCTGCCGCCTGCCAGTGCTGCGGCGGAACCAGGACAACGAAGATGAGTGGC CCCTGGCCGAGATCCTGAGCGTGAAGGACATCAGTGGTCGGAAGCTTTTCTACGTCCATTATATTGACT TTAACAAACGCCTGGACGAATGGGTGACTCATGAGCGGCTGGACCTAAAGAAGATCCAGTTTCCCAAGAAAGAGGCCAAGACCCCCACCAAGAACGGACTTCCTGGGTCACGCCCTGGCTCTCCGGAGAGAGAGGTG AAACGGAAGGTGGAGGTGGTTTCTCCAGCAACTCCAGTGCCCAGCGAGACAGCCCCAGCCTCAGTTTTTCCCCAG AATGGATCAGCCCGCAGAGCAGTGGCAGCTCAaccaggaaggaagagaaaatcaaATTGCTTGGGCACTGATGAG GACTCCCAGGACAGCTCAGATGGAATACCTTCAGCCCCACGCATGACTGGGAGCCTGGTGTCTGACCGGAGCCATGATGACATTGTTACCCGGATGAAGAACATCGAGTGCATCGAGCTGGGCCGGCACCGCCTCAAGCCGTGGTACTTCTCCCCATACCCACAGGAGCTCACCACATTGCCTGTCCTCTACCTCTGCGAGTTCTGCCTCAAATATGGCCGTAGCCTTAAGTGTCTGCAGCGCCACTTG ACCAAGTGTGACCTACGACATCCTCCAGGCAATGAGATTTACCGCAAGGGCACCATCTCCTTCTTTGAAATTGATGGTCGTAAGAATAAG AGCTACTCCCAGAACCTGTGTCTCCTGGCCAAGTGTTTCCTCGATCACAAGACATTATACTATGACACAGATCCCTTCCTATTCTACGTCATGACAGAGTATGACTGCAAGGGCTTCCACATTGTGGGCTACTTCTCCAAG GAAAAGGAATCAACAGAAGACTACAACGTGGCCTGTATCCTGACCCTGCCTCCCTACCAGCGCCGGGGCTATGGGAAGCTACTGATAGAATTCA GCTATGAACTCTCCAAAGTGGAAGGGAAAACGGGGACCCCTGAGAAGCCCCTCTCGGATCTTGGCCTTCTATCCTACCGAAGCTACTGGTCCCAGACCATCCTGGAGATCCTGATGGGGCTGAAGTCGGAGAGTGGAGAGAGGCCGCAGATCACCATCAA TGAGATCAGTGAAATAACCAGCATCAAGAAGGAGGATGTCATCTCCACTCTGCAGTACCTCAACCTCATTAACTACTACAAG GGCCAGTATATCCTCACTTTATCAGAGGACATCGTGGATGGGCATGAACGAGCTATGCTCAAGCGACTCCTTCGGATCGACTCCAAATGTCTGCACTTCACTCCCAAGGACTGGAGCAAGAGGGGAAAGTGGTGA
- the KAT5 gene encoding histone acetyltransferase KAT5 isoform X4, whose translation MAEVVSPVLGAGRREPGEVGRTRGPPVADPGAALSPQGEIIEGCRLPVLRRNQDNEDEWPLAEILSVKDISGRKLFYVHYIDFNKRLDEWVTHERLDLKKIQFPKKEAKTPTKNGLPGSRPGSPEREVKRKVEVVSPATPVPSETAPASVFPQNGSARRAVAAQPGRKRKSNCLGTDEDSQDSSDGIPSAPRMTGSLVSDRSHDDIVTRMKNIECIELGRHRLKPWYFSPYPQELTTLPVLYLCEFCLKYGRSLKCLQRHLTKCDLRHPPGNEIYRKGTISFFEIDGRKNKSYSQNLCLLAKCFLDHKTLYYDTDPFLFYVMTEYDCKGFHIVGYFSKEKESTEDYNVACILTLPPYQRRGYGKLLIEFSYELSKVEGKTGTPEKPLSDLGLLSYRSYWSQTILEILMGLKSESGERPQITINEISEITSIKKEDVISTLQYLNLINYYKGQYILTLSEDIVDGHERAMLKRLLRIDSKCLHFTPKDWSKRGKW comes from the exons ATGGCGGAGGTGGTGAGTCCGGTGCTTGGGGCAGGGCGGAGGGAGCCAGGGGAGGTGGGCAGAACCCGAGGACCCCCAGTAGCCGACCCTGGCGCCGCGCTGTCTCCCCAGGGGGAGATAATCGAGGGCTGCCGCCTGCCAGTGCTGCGGCGGAACCAGGACAACGAAGATGAGTGGC CCCTGGCCGAGATCCTGAGCGTGAAGGACATCAGTGGTCGGAAGCTTTTCTACGTCCATTATATTGACT TTAACAAACGCCTGGACGAATGGGTGACTCATGAGCGGCTGGACCTAAAGAAGATCCAGTTTCCCAAGAAAGAGGCCAAGACCCCCACCAAGAACGGACTTCCTGGGTCACGCCCTGGCTCTCCGGAGAGAGAGGTG AAACGGAAGGTGGAGGTGGTTTCTCCAGCAACTCCAGTGCCCAGCGAGACAGCCCCAGCCTCAGTTTTTCCCCAG AATGGATCAGCCCGCAGAGCAGTGGCAGCTCAaccaggaaggaagagaaaatcaaATTGCTTGGGCACTGATGAG GACTCCCAGGACAGCTCAGATGGAATACCTTCAGCCCCACGCATGACTGGGAGCCTGGTGTCTGACCGGAGCCATGATGACATTGTTACCCGGATGAAGAACATCGAGTGCATCGAGCTGGGCCGGCACCGCCTCAAGCCGTGGTACTTCTCCCCATACCCACAGGAGCTCACCACATTGCCTGTCCTCTACCTCTGCGAGTTCTGCCTCAAATATGGCCGTAGCCTTAAGTGTCTGCAGCGCCACTTG ACCAAGTGTGACCTACGACATCCTCCAGGCAATGAGATTTACCGCAAGGGCACCATCTCCTTCTTTGAAATTGATGGTCGTAAGAATAAG AGCTACTCCCAGAACCTGTGTCTCCTGGCCAAGTGTTTCCTCGATCACAAGACATTATACTATGACACAGATCCCTTCCTATTCTACGTCATGACAGAGTATGACTGCAAGGGCTTCCACATTGTGGGCTACTTCTCCAAG GAAAAGGAATCAACAGAAGACTACAACGTGGCCTGTATCCTGACCCTGCCTCCCTACCAGCGCCGGGGCTATGGGAAGCTACTGATAGAATTCA GCTATGAACTCTCCAAAGTGGAAGGGAAAACGGGGACCCCTGAGAAGCCCCTCTCGGATCTTGGCCTTCTATCCTACCGAAGCTACTGGTCCCAGACCATCCTGGAGATCCTGATGGGGCTGAAGTCGGAGAGTGGAGAGAGGCCGCAGATCACCATCAA TGAGATCAGTGAAATAACCAGCATCAAGAAGGAGGATGTCATCTCCACTCTGCAGTACCTCAACCTCATTAACTACTACAAG GGCCAGTATATCCTCACTTTATCAGAGGACATCGTGGATGGGCATGAACGAGCTATGCTCAAGCGACTCCTTCGGATCGACTCCAAATGTCTGCACTTCACTCCCAAGGACTGGAGCAAGAGGGGAAAGTGGTGA
- the KAT5 gene encoding histone acetyltransferase KAT5 isoform X1, translated as MAEVVSPVLGAGRREPGEVGRTRGPPVADPGAALSPQGEIIEGCRLPVLRRNQDNEDEWPLAEILSVKDISGRKLFYVHYIDFNKRLDEWVTHERLDLKKIQFPKKEAKTPTKNGLPGSRPGSPEREVPASAQASGKTLPIPVQITLRFNLPKEREAIPGGEPDQPLSSSSCLQPNHRSTKRKVEVVSPATPVPSETAPASVFPQNGSARRAVAAQPGRKRKSNCLGTDEDSQDSSDGIPSAPRMTGSLVSDRSHDDIVTRMKNIECIELGRHRLKPWYFSPYPQELTTLPVLYLCEFCLKYGRSLKCLQRHLTKCDLRHPPGNEIYRKGTISFFEIDGRKNKSYSQNLCLLAKCFLDHKTLYYDTDPFLFYVMTEYDCKGFHIVGYFSKEKESTEDYNVACILTLPPYQRRGYGKLLIEFSYELSKVEGKTGTPEKPLSDLGLLSYRSYWSQTILEILMGLKSESGERPQITINEISEITSIKKEDVISTLQYLNLINYYKGQYILTLSEDIVDGHERAMLKRLLRIDSKCLHFTPKDWSKRGKW; from the exons ATGGCGGAGGTGGTGAGTCCGGTGCTTGGGGCAGGGCGGAGGGAGCCAGGGGAGGTGGGCAGAACCCGAGGACCCCCAGTAGCCGACCCTGGCGCCGCGCTGTCTCCCCAGGGGGAGATAATCGAGGGCTGCCGCCTGCCAGTGCTGCGGCGGAACCAGGACAACGAAGATGAGTGGC CCCTGGCCGAGATCCTGAGCGTGAAGGACATCAGTGGTCGGAAGCTTTTCTACGTCCATTATATTGACT TTAACAAACGCCTGGACGAATGGGTGACTCATGAGCGGCTGGACCTAAAGAAGATCCAGTTTCCCAAGAAAGAGGCCAAGACCCCCACCAAGAACGGACTTCCTGGGTCACGCCCTGGCTCTCCGGAGAGAGAGGTG CCGGCCTCCGCCCAGGCCAGCGGGAAGACCTTGCCAATCCCGGTTCAGATCACACTCCGCTTCAACCTGCCCAAGGAGCGGGAGGCCATTCCCGGTGGCGAGCCTGACCAGCCGctctcctccagctcctgcctGCAGCCCAACCACCGCTCAACG AAACGGAAGGTGGAGGTGGTTTCTCCAGCAACTCCAGTGCCCAGCGAGACAGCCCCAGCCTCAGTTTTTCCCCAG AATGGATCAGCCCGCAGAGCAGTGGCAGCTCAaccaggaaggaagagaaaatcaaATTGCTTGGGCACTGATGAG GACTCCCAGGACAGCTCAGATGGAATACCTTCAGCCCCACGCATGACTGGGAGCCTGGTGTCTGACCGGAGCCATGATGACATTGTTACCCGGATGAAGAACATCGAGTGCATCGAGCTGGGCCGGCACCGCCTCAAGCCGTGGTACTTCTCCCCATACCCACAGGAGCTCACCACATTGCCTGTCCTCTACCTCTGCGAGTTCTGCCTCAAATATGGCCGTAGCCTTAAGTGTCTGCAGCGCCACTTG ACCAAGTGTGACCTACGACATCCTCCAGGCAATGAGATTTACCGCAAGGGCACCATCTCCTTCTTTGAAATTGATGGTCGTAAGAATAAG AGCTACTCCCAGAACCTGTGTCTCCTGGCCAAGTGTTTCCTCGATCACAAGACATTATACTATGACACAGATCCCTTCCTATTCTACGTCATGACAGAGTATGACTGCAAGGGCTTCCACATTGTGGGCTACTTCTCCAAG GAAAAGGAATCAACAGAAGACTACAACGTGGCCTGTATCCTGACCCTGCCTCCCTACCAGCGCCGGGGCTATGGGAAGCTACTGATAGAATTCA GCTATGAACTCTCCAAAGTGGAAGGGAAAACGGGGACCCCTGAGAAGCCCCTCTCGGATCTTGGCCTTCTATCCTACCGAAGCTACTGGTCCCAGACCATCCTGGAGATCCTGATGGGGCTGAAGTCGGAGAGTGGAGAGAGGCCGCAGATCACCATCAA TGAGATCAGTGAAATAACCAGCATCAAGAAGGAGGATGTCATCTCCACTCTGCAGTACCTCAACCTCATTAACTACTACAAG GGCCAGTATATCCTCACTTTATCAGAGGACATCGTGGATGGGCATGAACGAGCTATGCTCAAGCGACTCCTTCGGATCGACTCCAAATGTCTGCACTTCACTCCCAAGGACTGGAGCAAGAGGGGAAAGTGGTGA